The sequence CCCCGAGCTTCTTTTCTACGGATTCGAGTGCCATCTTCAGTTCATATTGTCGAAAACTCGTAGTCAGGTCGCCTCGCGTGCGTTCGGTTACGCCTCGCACCATGTCCGTTGTCCGGCGTAAATTGTCCGTGATGGCGTCGGGGAAGTCGATCGTTACGAGCAGGCTGTAAATTTCGTCCATGTAATCAAGCAGTCGTTCCGCTTCGGCGAATTTGTCGTGGCGAAGAATGTCGAGAATGCGGCGGCGTAGTTCTCCCGCTGCTTCACCCAGCCCGCTTAGATAGGCTGCATAATCCACATCCAATTTCTTCGGAGAGGGCAAGGGATCGTCAGCGAGCAGCGCCTGGACGATGCTGGCTTCCACAAATTCCCGCAGCGCGCTGCGCGTGTATCCTGCGTGGAAAAGATCGGGGTATT comes from Anaerolineales bacterium and encodes:
- a CDS encoding haloacid dehalogenase, which encodes MDKLEAIGEEIREYLEIKNAARDRALQQTRKIIRHCSRAIRAAHRDELDVCQEQLQGATDLIAMLKETLAEYPDLFHAGYTRSALREFVEASIVQALLADDPLPSPKKLDVDYAAYLSGLGEAAGELRRRILDILRHDKFAEAERLLDYMDEIYSLLVTIDFPDAITDNLRRTTDMVRGVTERTRGDLTTSFRQYELKMALESVEKKLGAE